In Pontimonas salivibrio, the sequence ATCGTGTTTGCTGACCCCCAGGTCACTACTCTGCTCGACTACCACCGCAGGCCCCACCGCTCCAGCGAGTCGGGTGGTCCCGGGATGGGCGATTCTCGCCAAGGGGCAAGCGCAGATGATGTCTATTTGCCGGTCCCCTTGGGCACAGTGATCTCGACCGCTGAAGGTGAAGTAATTGCCGACCTGCAAGAGCCCGGCGAACAGTGTGTGGTCGCCGAAGGGGGCCGAGGTGGGTTAGGAAACCTCGCCTTGGCGAGCCCGGCGAGGAAAGCTCCTGGTTTTGCGCTATTGGGAACTGAAGGCACTCAACGTGATGTGGTTTTGGAGTTGAAAACCCTCGCTGATGTGGCCCTGGTGGGCTATCCCAGCGCCGGGAAATCAAGCCTCATCGCCGCCATGTCCCAAGCCAGGCCTAAAATTGCCGACTATCCCTTCACCACGCTGCAGCCGAATTTGGGTGTGGTGGAATCTGGTGAGACCCGTTACACGATCGCTGATGTTCCAGGACTTATTGAAGGCGCCAGCGAAGGTAAAGGCTTGGGTTTGGAATTTTTGCGACACATTGAACGCTGCCACGTCGTGGTGCACGTCATCGACATGGCAACAATGGAGCCTGGTCGCGACCCCATTAGCGACTTCGAGTCCATTTCGGCAGAACTGGCCGCCTACCAGGTTCCGGGCGAACAGGTTCCCCTCGCGGATCGACCAGCGATGATCGTGCTCAACAAAATCGATGTTCCGGATGCCAAAGAAATGGTCCAATGGGTGGCGCCAGAGTTCGAATCCCGTGGTTACCGCGTGTTTCCTGTCAGCGCGACCAGCCGTGAGGGTTTGCGCGAATGGGGCTTTGCGATGGCTGAAATGGTCGCTCAATCCCGCGCGGCAACCCAAGAACTTGCTATCGAGCGGCCGCGCACCGTGCGTCGACCACACGCCGTCGATGAGCGTCCCTTTGAGATTGTTCGTGAGGGTAGGTCTGATGGCATGCTCTATCGAATTGTCGGGGAAAAGCCCGAACGCTTCGTACAACAGACCGACTTTGATAACGATGAGGCGGTCGGTTACCTCTCTGACCGGCTGAACGCCCTGCGTATCGATGAAGCGCTCTACGAGGCGGGGGCCACACCCGGTGACGCTGTGGCTATTGGACCCCACAGCGCCATGGTGTTTGATTGGGAACCCACCATCTCGGCGGCCGGCTACACCGCAACAGCACCCCGGGGGACAGATGAGCGCCTACTAGGGGCTAGACGTCGGACCACGGCTGAGCGTCGTGAAGAATATTACGAACGAATGGATGAAAAATCGGCAGCCAGAGAGGAGCTTGCCAGGGAGCGTGAAGCGGGGATGTGGAGCGATGATTCGACACAAGAGTGATATCCCACACGCCAAGCGCCTCGTCGTGAAGGTGGGCTCGTCGTCAATTACTGGCGATCAGGCCGATCAGCTCGACGGTCTCGTCACCGCCCTTGCCGCGGCCAAAGCCCAAGGGCAAGAAATTGTGTTGGTCTCATCCGGTGCGATTGCCACCGGGATGCCACAGCTTGAGCTAGGTGATCGACCCTTGGATTTGGCTACCCAACAAGCGGCCGCCGCAGTGGGTCAAAACCTGCTGATGCGTCGCTACCAGGACATTTTTGATCGTTTTGGCGTGACCAGTGGACAAGTCCTCCTCACCGTCGGTGATGTGGAAAACGAACCGCATCGCTCTAACGCCCGGCGCACCATTGAACGAATGCTGGGCTTGGGCGTGATTCCGATTGTCAATGAAAATGACACAGTAGCCACCCAAGAAATCCGGTTTGGCGATAACGATCGACTGGCCGCACAGGTCGCTGAACTGGTGGGTGCTGATGCCCTTGTGCTCTTAAGCGATGTCGAAGCGATTTACACGGCGCCCCCTTCACAGCCTGGCGCCCAGCCTGTCGAGCTCATCCAGCCCGATGACGACCTTTCATGGCTGGTGTTGGAAAGTTCGGTCGTCAACACGGTGGGAACAGGTGGGGCGGTGACGAAAGTCAGCGCCGCTCGGCTGGCCACCGCTTCAGGAATTCCCACACTGGTGACCGGGACGTGGTTGGTCGCGGGCGCTCTAGCCGGGCAAGGCCCAGGCACCTGGTTTGTTGCGAGCGTAAACTGAAGGCCTAGCGAGTTGCGGGGGAGCGATGACAGAACATCTTGAGGCTAATCCGGCCTTCGTCCGGCTGCTGGAGGACACCCGTGAGGCCTCGCGCACGCTTCGCACCCAGTCGTCTGCGGTGAAAGACGAAGTGCTCACCCGGCTTGCTGGGCTCCTGAGAGAACGCTCTGGGGACATTGTTGAAGCCAATTCGCTCGACTATGAGCGCGGCGAAGCCGGTGGCATCGCTACCGGCCTTCTTGACCGTCTGCGATTAACCCCAGAGCG encodes:
- the proB gene encoding glutamate 5-kinase, which produces MIRHKSDIPHAKRLVVKVGSSSITGDQADQLDGLVTALAAAKAQGQEIVLVSSGAIATGMPQLELGDRPLDLATQQAAAAVGQNLLMRRYQDIFDRFGVTSGQVLLTVGDVENEPHRSNARRTIERMLGLGVIPIVNENDTVATQEIRFGDNDRLAAQVAELVGADALVLLSDVEAIYTAPPSQPGAQPVELIQPDDDLSWLVLESSVVNTVGTGGAVTKVSAARLATASGIPTLVTGTWLVAGALAGQGPGTWFVASVN
- the obgE gene encoding GTPase ObgE, which codes for MSEFIDRVVLHLSAGRGGRGCVSVRREKFKPLGGPDGGKGGHGGDIIVFADPQVTTLLDYHRRPHRSSESGGPGMGDSRQGASADDVYLPVPLGTVISTAEGEVIADLQEPGEQCVVAEGGRGGLGNLALASPARKAPGFALLGTEGTQRDVVLELKTLADVALVGYPSAGKSSLIAAMSQARPKIADYPFTTLQPNLGVVESGETRYTIADVPGLIEGASEGKGLGLEFLRHIERCHVVVHVIDMATMEPGRDPISDFESISAELAAYQVPGEQVPLADRPAMIVLNKIDVPDAKEMVQWVAPEFESRGYRVFPVSATSREGLREWGFAMAEMVAQSRAATQELAIERPRTVRRPHAVDERPFEIVREGRSDGMLYRIVGEKPERFVQQTDFDNDEAVGYLSDRLNALRIDEALYEAGATPGDAVAIGPHSAMVFDWEPTISAAGYTATAPRGTDERLLGARRRTTAERREEYYERMDEKSAAREELAREREAGMWSDDSTQE